A single region of the Nocardioides aurantiacus genome encodes:
- a CDS encoding DEAD/DEAH box helicase: MRLLDLLPGSPDAPVPADPDALYDAFSTWVGEQGLTLYPAQEESLIELVSGANLILSTPTGTGKSLVALAAHAVALSEGRRTFYTAPIKALVSEKFFALVDVLGPEHVGMLTGDAAINAQAPVICCTAEVLANIALREGSSADVGQVVMDEFHYYSEPDRGWAWQVPLLELTGAQFVLMSATLGDVSRFEADLTRRTGRATAVVTHTERPVPLSYEWAVTPLHETIEELLTTHQAPAYVVHFTQASALERAQALTSVKVATREEKDRIAERLVDFRFAPGFGRTLSRLLKAGIGVHHAGMLPKYRRLVEQLAQAGLLKVICGTDTLGVGINVPIRTVVLTGLTKYDGRRQRMLKAREFHQIAGRAGRAGYDTAGTVVVQAPDHVVENARLVAKAGDDPKKLKRVQRKKPPEGQVTWNEDTFRRLVEGEPEPLVSRMRVTHSMLLNVIARPGDPAAAMRRLLRDNHEDERSQRRLMRLAAAQHRSLLAAGVVRLVPREPDGRRVRLAEGLQLDFALNQPLSAYALDVLDTLDPESATYALDILSVIEATLDDPGPVLRAQEHLARGEAIGAMKAEGIEYDERMELLEEVTHPQPLQELLEHTFGLYRAHHPWVGEDALSPKSVVRDLYERAMSFGEYVAFYGLTRSEGLVLRYLGDTYRALRQTVPDRVRTDELTDIVEWLGLLVRQTDSSLLDEWEQLSDPDHVLAEVGPDVLPPAPAAITANTRAFTVLVRNAMFRRVELVARRRLADLQELDADVDWEAGLVAYFDEHAWIATDADARSPLLFQVEKTATTWEVQQVLADPEGHHDWRITATVDLPASDDAGELVLVVGGVVRL, from the coding sequence ATGCGCCTCCTCGACCTGCTGCCCGGCTCGCCCGACGCCCCCGTCCCCGCCGACCCCGATGCGCTGTACGACGCGTTCTCGACGTGGGTGGGGGAGCAGGGGCTGACGCTCTACCCGGCGCAGGAGGAGTCGCTGATCGAGCTGGTCAGCGGGGCCAACCTGATCCTGTCCACCCCGACCGGCACCGGCAAGAGCCTGGTCGCTCTGGCGGCGCACGCCGTCGCGCTCTCCGAGGGCCGCCGGACGTTCTACACCGCGCCGATCAAGGCGCTGGTCTCGGAGAAGTTCTTCGCGCTCGTCGACGTGCTCGGTCCCGAGCACGTCGGGATGCTCACCGGCGACGCCGCCATCAACGCGCAGGCCCCGGTGATCTGCTGCACCGCCGAGGTGCTGGCCAACATCGCGCTGCGCGAGGGGTCCTCGGCCGACGTCGGCCAGGTCGTGATGGACGAGTTCCACTACTACTCCGAGCCCGACCGCGGCTGGGCCTGGCAGGTGCCGCTGCTGGAGCTCACCGGCGCGCAGTTCGTGCTGATGTCCGCGACGCTGGGCGACGTCAGCCGCTTCGAGGCCGACCTGACCCGGCGTACGGGACGGGCCACGGCGGTGGTCACCCACACCGAGCGGCCGGTGCCGCTGTCCTACGAGTGGGCCGTGACGCCGCTGCACGAGACGATCGAGGAGCTGCTGACGACCCACCAGGCCCCGGCGTACGTCGTCCACTTCACGCAGGCATCCGCGCTGGAGCGCGCGCAGGCGCTGACCAGCGTCAAGGTCGCGACCCGCGAGGAGAAGGACCGGATCGCCGAGCGGCTGGTCGACTTCCGGTTCGCCCCCGGCTTCGGCCGGACGCTGTCGCGGCTGCTCAAGGCCGGGATCGGGGTCCACCACGCGGGCATGCTGCCGAAGTACCGCCGCCTCGTCGAGCAGCTCGCCCAGGCCGGCCTGCTCAAGGTCATCTGCGGCACCGACACCCTCGGCGTCGGCATCAACGTGCCGATCCGGACGGTGGTGCTGACCGGCCTGACGAAGTACGACGGCCGCCGCCAGCGGATGCTCAAGGCGCGTGAGTTCCACCAGATCGCCGGTCGCGCGGGGCGTGCGGGCTACGACACGGCCGGCACCGTCGTGGTGCAGGCGCCGGACCACGTCGTGGAGAACGCCCGGTTGGTGGCCAAGGCCGGCGACGACCCCAAGAAGCTCAAGCGGGTGCAGCGCAAGAAGCCGCCCGAGGGGCAGGTGACCTGGAACGAGGACACCTTCCGCCGACTCGTGGAGGGCGAGCCCGAGCCGCTGGTCTCCCGGATGCGGGTCACCCACTCGATGCTGCTCAACGTCATCGCCCGGCCGGGCGACCCGGCGGCGGCGATGCGGCGGCTGCTGCGCGACAACCACGAGGACGAGCGCTCGCAGCGGCGGCTGATGCGCCTCGCGGCCGCGCAGCACCGCTCGCTGCTCGCGGCCGGGGTGGTGCGGCTGGTGCCGCGCGAGCCCGACGGCCGGCGGGTCCGGCTGGCCGAGGGGCTGCAGCTCGACTTCGCGCTCAACCAGCCGCTCTCGGCGTACGCCCTGGACGTGCTGGACACCCTCGACCCCGAGTCCGCGACGTACGCCCTCGACATCCTGTCGGTCATCGAGGCCACCCTCGACGACCCCGGGCCGGTGCTGCGCGCGCAGGAGCACCTGGCGCGGGGCGAGGCGATCGGCGCGATGAAGGCCGAGGGGATCGAGTACGACGAGCGGATGGAGCTGCTCGAGGAGGTCACCCACCCGCAGCCGCTGCAGGAGCTGCTCGAGCACACCTTCGGCCTCTACCGCGCCCACCACCCGTGGGTCGGCGAGGACGCGCTCTCGCCGAAGTCGGTGGTGCGCGACCTCTACGAGCGGGCGATGTCGTTCGGGGAGTACGTCGCGTTCTACGGCCTGACCCGCTCCGAGGGGCTGGTGCTGCGCTACCTCGGCGACACCTACCGCGCCCTGCGCCAGACCGTGCCCGACCGGGTCCGCACCGACGAGCTGACCGACATCGTGGAGTGGCTCGGGCTGCTGGTGCGCCAGACCGACTCGAGCCTGCTCGACGAGTGGGAGCAGCTCAGCGACCCCGACCACGTGCTCGCCGAGGTCGGTCCCGACGTGCTGCCGCCCGCGCCGGCGGCGATCACCGCCAACACCCGCGCCTTCACCGTCCTGGTGCGCAACGCGATGTTCCGCCGCGTCGAGCTGGTGGCCCGGCGGCGCCTCGCCGACCTGCAGGAGCTCGACGCCGACGTCGACTGGGAGGCCGGCCTGGTCGCCTACTTCGACGAGCACGCCTGGATCGCGACCGACGCCGACGCCCGCAGCCCGCTGCTGTTCCAGGTCGAGAAGACGGCGACGACCTGGGAGGTCCAGCAGGTGCTCGCCGACCCCGAGGGCCACCACGACTGGCGGATCACGGCCACCGTCGACCTCCCCGCCTCCGACGACGCCGGTGAGCTGGTGCTGGTCGTGGGTGGGGTGGTGCGGCTGTAG
- a CDS encoding TraR/DksA family transcriptional regulator produces MDPRRTLTEKLAEIDAQMTEMERPPTETGGISFGKRIGEGTSLAIDRMQQVAVHDQLQGVRADVVRALEKLDEDSYGRCDVCGREIPAGRLEALPWAVLCVDDAARR; encoded by the coding sequence ATGGACCCGCGCCGCACGCTGACCGAGAAGCTCGCCGAGATCGACGCGCAGATGACCGAGATGGAGCGGCCGCCGACCGAGACGGGCGGCATCTCCTTCGGCAAGCGGATCGGCGAGGGGACGTCGCTGGCCATCGACCGGATGCAGCAGGTGGCGGTCCACGACCAGCTGCAGGGCGTCCGGGCCGACGTCGTGCGGGCGCTGGAGAAGCTCGACGAGGACTCCTACGGCCGCTGTGACGTGTGTGGTCGGGAGATCCCCGCGGGGCGGCTCGAGGCGCTGCCGTGGGCGGTGCTCTGCGTGGACGACGCCGCCCGTCGCTGA
- a CDS encoding exodeoxyribonuclease III, protein MRIATWNVNSLRSRIDRVEAFLQRHDVDVLALQETKAREEQLPLMGLTSLGYDVAAVGHDQWNGVAVISRVGIEDVEVGFEGMPSWGDPGVAEARALGATCGGVRVWSLYVPNGRKVDDPHYAYKLDWLARLHEASRSMSGDVALVGDWNIAPQDEDVFDVAAFARSTHVTRPERAAFEAFLDDDWVDVVRPHAPGPEVYTYWDYYRQRYERNRGMRIDFVLGNPSFADRVRGAFIDRDERAGKGASDHAPVVVDLD, encoded by the coding sequence GTGCGCATCGCCACCTGGAACGTCAACTCCCTCCGCAGCCGCATCGACCGGGTCGAGGCGTTCCTGCAGCGCCACGACGTTGACGTGCTGGCGCTGCAGGAGACCAAGGCCCGCGAGGAGCAGCTGCCGCTGATGGGGCTCACCAGCCTGGGGTACGACGTCGCCGCAGTCGGCCACGACCAGTGGAACGGCGTCGCGGTGATCAGCCGGGTCGGCATCGAGGACGTGGAGGTCGGGTTCGAGGGCATGCCCTCCTGGGGCGACCCGGGGGTGGCCGAGGCGCGGGCGCTGGGGGCGACGTGCGGCGGCGTGCGCGTGTGGTCGCTCTACGTGCCCAACGGGCGCAAGGTCGACGACCCCCACTACGCCTACAAGCTCGACTGGCTGGCGCGGCTGCACGAGGCCTCGCGGTCGATGAGCGGCGACGTCGCGCTCGTCGGCGACTGGAACATCGCGCCGCAGGACGAGGACGTCTTCGACGTCGCGGCGTTCGCCAGGAGCACCCACGTGACCCGGCCCGAGCGCGCCGCCTTCGAGGCGTTCCTCGACGACGACTGGGTCGACGTCGTCCGCCCGCACGCGCCGGGGCCCGAGGTCTACACCTACTGGGACTACTACCGGCAGCGCTACGAGCGCAACCGCGGCATGCGCATCGACTTCGTGCTCGGCAACCCGTCCTTCGCGGACCGGGTGCGCGGGGCCTTCATCGACCGCGACGAGCGGGCCGGCAAGGGCGCCAGCGACCACGCCCCCGTCGTCGTCGACCTCGACTGA
- a CDS encoding cysteine desulfurase-like protein: MDDLDLDLERVRRAFPALADGRARFDSPGGSLTPTVVADAVADTLVAGLSNRGPVNPSERRADEVVTAARAAVADLVGGDPRGVVFGRSMTELTWALARTLAAGWGPGDEVVVTRLDHDADVRPWVTLAERVGATVRWLGFDRDTGELDDVAGVLGERTRLVAVTGASNLIGTRPDVAAIAAAAHAVGALVHLDAVHLVPHAAVDLTALGVDLLACSPYKFFGPHHGALVASPDLLETLRPDKLLPSTDAVPERFELGTLPYELLAGTTAAVDFVAALVPSGAASEPPARRERVLTSMAAVERHEAALLARLLDGLGSLGHVRTHGRAARRTPTVLLEVAGRSGHEVHEHLGSLGIHAPASNFYAIEASRWLGLGDAGAVRVGLAAYSSTDDVDRLLAGLDSLG; this comes from the coding sequence ATGGACGACCTCGACCTCGACCTCGAGCGCGTACGCCGCGCCTTCCCCGCGCTGGCCGACGGCCGGGCCCGCTTCGACTCCCCCGGCGGCTCGCTGACGCCGACCGTGGTCGCCGACGCCGTCGCCGACACGCTGGTCGCCGGGCTCAGCAACCGCGGACCGGTGAACCCCTCGGAGCGTCGGGCCGACGAGGTCGTGACCGCCGCCCGCGCCGCGGTCGCCGACCTGGTGGGCGGCGACCCCCGCGGCGTCGTCTTCGGCCGCTCGATGACCGAGCTGACCTGGGCGTTGGCCCGCACCCTGGCGGCCGGCTGGGGGCCCGGCGACGAGGTCGTCGTCACCCGGCTCGACCACGACGCCGACGTGCGCCCCTGGGTGACGCTGGCCGAGCGCGTCGGTGCGACCGTGCGCTGGCTGGGCTTCGACCGCGACACCGGCGAGCTCGACGACGTCGCAGGCGTGCTGGGCGAGCGCACCCGGCTCGTCGCGGTCACCGGTGCCTCCAACCTGATCGGCACCCGGCCCGACGTGGCCGCGATCGCGGCCGCGGCCCACGCGGTCGGCGCGCTCGTCCACCTCGACGCGGTGCACCTCGTGCCGCACGCGGCCGTCGACCTGACGGCCCTCGGCGTCGACCTGCTGGCCTGCTCGCCCTACAAGTTCTTCGGGCCCCACCACGGCGCGCTGGTCGCCTCGCCCGACCTGCTCGAGACGCTGCGGCCCGACAAGCTGCTGCCCTCGACCGACGCCGTGCCGGAGCGGTTCGAGCTGGGCACGCTGCCCTACGAGCTGCTCGCCGGCACCACCGCGGCCGTCGACTTCGTGGCCGCGCTGGTCCCCTCCGGAGCCGCGTCCGAGCCGCCCGCCCGGCGGGAGCGGGTCCTGACCTCGATGGCGGCGGTCGAGCGCCACGAGGCGGCGCTGCTGGCCCGGCTGCTCGACGGCCTCGGGTCGCTGGGCCACGTGCGCACGCACGGCCGGGCGGCGCGTCGTACGCCCACGGTGCTGCTGGAGGTCGCGGGCCGCTCGGGGCACGAGGTCCACGAGCACCTCGGGTCGCTGGGGATCCACGCGCCGGCGAGCAACTTCTACGCGATCGAGGCCTCGCGCTGGCTCGGCCTCGGCGACGCCGGAGCGGTGCGGGTCGGGCTGGCGGCGTACTCCAGCACCGACGACGTCGACCGGCTGCTCGCCGGGCTGGACTCGCTGGGCTGA
- the katG gene encoding catalase/peroxidase HPI → MNDQDAGGCPVAHGRMSHPTEGSSNERWWPESLNVKILRKHHPSSDPMGEDFDYAAEFATIDLEELRADVRHVLTDSKDWWPADFGHYGPFFIRMAWHSAGTYRVADGRGGAGAGMQRFAPLNSWPDNASLDKARRLIWPVKQKYGRKLSWADLIVFTGNVALEDMGLPTFGFAGGRADVWEPDEDVYWGPETTWLGNDRYRGDRELQGPLAAVQMGLIYVNPEGPDGNPDPLASARDIRETFGRMAMNDEETFALIAGGHTFGKTHGAADPEPHVGPEPEGADISQQGFGWKNSFGSGAGRDAITSGIEVTWTATPTQWSMKYLENLYELDWELTKGPGGAFQWQPKDGAAANTVPDPEDGSLSRPPTMLTTDVALKVDPVYDEIGRRFLANPDQFADAFARAWFKLTHRDMGPIERYLGAEVPGEELIWQDRVPAVDHELVDDADVAALKAKVLESGLSVSRLVATAWASASTFRSSDKRGGANGARIRLEPQSGWEVNEPDELAQALRVLEGVQADFNATAGGGKKISLADLIVLAGGAAVEKAAKDAGLEVTVPFAPGRTDASAEQTDVESFSWLEPKADGFRNFVGKGQLLPAEFLLVDRANLLGLSAPELTVLVGGLRVLGANTGGSTAGVLTDRPGVLSNDFFVNLLTMDVEWHQVGDDRDSFQAVRRGTDEVVWTGTRNDLVFGSNSELRAVAEVYASSDAQEKLVRDFVAAWDKVMTADRYDLA, encoded by the coding sequence ATGAACGACCAGGACGCCGGCGGCTGCCCGGTCGCCCACGGCCGGATGAGCCACCCCACGGAGGGGTCCTCCAACGAGCGCTGGTGGCCCGAGTCGCTCAACGTCAAGATCCTCCGCAAGCACCACCCCTCCTCGGACCCGATGGGCGAGGACTTCGACTACGCCGCCGAGTTCGCCACCATCGACCTCGAGGAGCTGCGCGCGGACGTCCGCCACGTGCTGACCGACTCGAAGGACTGGTGGCCCGCCGACTTCGGCCACTACGGCCCGTTCTTCATCCGGATGGCCTGGCACAGCGCCGGCACCTACCGCGTGGCCGACGGCCGCGGTGGCGCCGGAGCCGGCATGCAGCGCTTCGCGCCGCTGAACAGCTGGCCCGACAACGCCAGCCTCGACAAGGCCCGTCGCCTGATCTGGCCGGTCAAGCAGAAGTACGGCCGCAAGCTGTCGTGGGCCGACCTGATCGTGTTCACCGGCAACGTCGCGCTCGAGGACATGGGCCTGCCGACGTTCGGCTTCGCCGGTGGCCGCGCCGACGTGTGGGAGCCCGACGAGGACGTCTACTGGGGTCCCGAGACCACCTGGCTGGGCAACGACCGCTACCGGGGCGACCGTGAGCTGCAGGGCCCCCTCGCCGCGGTCCAGATGGGCCTGATCTACGTCAACCCCGAGGGCCCGGACGGCAACCCCGACCCGCTGGCCTCGGCGCGCGACATCCGCGAGACCTTCGGTCGGATGGCGATGAACGACGAGGAGACCTTCGCGCTGATCGCGGGCGGTCACACCTTCGGCAAGACCCACGGTGCCGCCGACCCCGAGCCGCACGTGGGCCCCGAGCCCGAGGGCGCCGACATCAGCCAGCAGGGCTTCGGCTGGAAGAACTCCTTCGGCAGCGGTGCCGGTCGCGACGCGATCACCAGCGGCATCGAGGTCACCTGGACCGCCACGCCGACGCAGTGGAGCATGAAGTACCTCGAGAACCTCTACGAGCTCGACTGGGAGCTCACCAAGGGCCCCGGCGGCGCGTTCCAGTGGCAGCCCAAGGACGGCGCCGCGGCCAACACCGTGCCCGACCCGGAGGACGGCTCGCTCTCGCGGCCGCCGACCATGCTCACGACCGACGTGGCCCTCAAGGTCGACCCGGTGTACGACGAGATCGGCCGTCGCTTCCTGGCCAACCCCGACCAGTTCGCCGACGCCTTCGCCCGCGCGTGGTTCAAGCTGACCCACCGCGACATGGGTCCGATCGAGCGCTACCTCGGCGCCGAGGTGCCCGGCGAGGAGCTCATCTGGCAGGACCGCGTGCCGGCCGTCGACCACGAGCTGGTCGACGACGCCGACGTCGCGGCGCTCAAGGCGAAGGTCCTGGAGTCCGGCCTGTCGGTCTCCCGCCTGGTGGCCACCGCGTGGGCCTCGGCCTCGACCTTCCGCAGCAGCGACAAGCGGGGTGGCGCCAACGGCGCCCGCATCCGCCTGGAGCCGCAGAGCGGCTGGGAGGTCAACGAGCCCGACGAGCTGGCCCAGGCGCTGCGCGTCCTCGAGGGCGTCCAGGCCGACTTCAACGCCACGGCAGGTGGCGGCAAGAAGATCTCGCTGGCCGACCTGATCGTGCTGGCGGGCGGCGCGGCCGTCGAGAAGGCCGCGAAGGACGCCGGCCTCGAGGTCACGGTGCCGTTCGCGCCCGGTCGCACCGACGCCTCCGCCGAGCAGACCGACGTCGAGTCGTTCTCCTGGCTGGAGCCGAAGGCCGACGGCTTCCGCAACTTCGTGGGCAAGGGGCAGCTGCTCCCCGCGGAGTTCCTGCTCGTCGACCGCGCCAACCTGCTCGGCCTCAGCGCTCCCGAGCTGACCGTGCTCGTCGGCGGCCTGCGGGTGCTCGGTGCCAACACCGGCGGCTCGACCGCCGGCGTGCTGACCGACCGTCCGGGCGTGCTGAGCAACGACTTCTTCGTCAACCTGCTCACCATGGACGTGGAGTGGCACCAGGTCGGCGACGACCGCGACTCCTTCCAGGCCGTGCGCCGGGGCACCGACGAGGTCGTGTGGACCGGCACCCGCAACGACCTGGTGTTCGGCTCCAACTCCGAGCTGCGCGCCGTCGCCGAGGTGTACGCCTCCTCGGACGCGCAGGAGAAGCTCGTGCGTGACTTCGTCGCCGCCTGGGACAAGGTGATGACGGCCGACCGCTACGACCTGGCCTGA
- a CDS encoding Fur family transcriptional regulator, producing MDTRAEGRLREASLRVTRPRVAVLEAVSDHPHADTESVIRHTRERLGEVSHQAVYDVLRALTAAGLVRRIQPTGSVARYEARVGDNHHHVVCRSCGAIADVDCAVGGAPCLHASQDHGFVIDEAEVVYWGTCPRCSTRTTPTSHPDREDIR from the coding sequence ATGGACACCAGGGCGGAGGGTCGGCTGCGCGAGGCCTCGCTGCGCGTGACCCGGCCGCGCGTCGCCGTGCTGGAGGCCGTCAGCGACCATCCGCACGCCGACACCGAGTCGGTGATCCGGCACACCCGGGAGCGTCTCGGTGAGGTCTCCCACCAGGCGGTCTACGACGTGCTCCGGGCGCTCACCGCCGCCGGTCTCGTACGCCGGATCCAGCCGACCGGCTCCGTGGCCCGCTACGAGGCCCGCGTCGGCGACAACCACCACCACGTGGTGTGCCGCTCGTGCGGTGCCATCGCCGACGTCGACTGCGCCGTCGGCGGCGCACCGTGCCTGCACGCCTCCCAGGACCACGGCTTCGTCATCGACGAGGCCGAGGTCGTCTACTGGGGCACCTGCCCCCGTTGCTCCACCCGCACCACCCCCACCTCCCACCCCGACCGAGAGGACATCCGGTGA
- a CDS encoding DNA recombination protein RmuC, with amino-acid sequence MDLLLPVLTLVIGLLLGALATLVWSRRGGEPEVLRALGARGEDQAVLRDGLDRLHERLRDVEHQRASWQGQLRQQVDDVRHSTDLLRRETGALSTALRRPHVRGQWGELHLRRSVELAGMVEHCDFSEQVHLTDGDDRRQRPDLVVRLAGGRSVVVDAKVPLDAHLDALTADDEDETQAHLRRHVRQVRTHVDGLSSKAYWRSLPGSPEFVVMFVPAESFLAAALETDPTLLEYAAARDVVLATPTTLIALLRTVAHGWTTELLAERTREIHELGRELHARIGIMGGHLDRVGRSLTAAVEGYNAAVGSLESRVLVTARQFEDIGVAREELSRPRSVTSTSRPLTAAELLDEVAPTRPELPHDEAPPGESRRDTA; translated from the coding sequence ATGGACCTGCTGCTGCCCGTGCTGACCCTGGTGATCGGCCTGCTCCTCGGGGCGCTCGCGACGCTGGTGTGGTCGCGGCGCGGCGGGGAGCCCGAGGTGCTGCGGGCGCTCGGTGCCCGCGGCGAGGACCAGGCGGTGCTGCGCGACGGCCTCGACCGGCTCCACGAACGGCTGCGCGACGTGGAGCACCAGCGCGCGTCGTGGCAGGGGCAGCTGCGTCAGCAGGTCGACGACGTCCGGCACAGCACCGACCTGCTGCGCCGCGAGACGGGCGCGCTGTCGACGGCGCTGCGGCGCCCGCACGTGCGCGGCCAGTGGGGCGAGCTCCACCTGCGACGCTCGGTCGAGCTGGCCGGCATGGTCGAGCACTGCGACTTCTCCGAGCAGGTCCACCTCACCGACGGCGACGACCGGCGGCAGCGGCCGGACCTGGTGGTCCGGCTCGCGGGTGGCCGGTCGGTCGTGGTGGACGCCAAGGTGCCGCTCGACGCCCACCTCGACGCGCTCACCGCCGACGACGAGGACGAGACCCAGGCCCACCTGCGCCGCCACGTGCGGCAGGTCCGCACCCACGTCGACGGGCTCTCCTCGAAGGCCTACTGGCGGTCACTGCCGGGCAGCCCGGAGTTCGTCGTCATGTTCGTCCCCGCCGAGTCCTTCCTGGCCGCGGCGCTGGAGACCGACCCCACCCTCCTGGAGTACGCCGCCGCACGCGACGTCGTCCTCGCGACCCCGACCACCCTGATCGCCCTCCTGCGCACCGTCGCCCACGGGTGGACCACCGAGCTGCTGGCCGAGCGCACCCGCGAGATCCACGAGCTGGGCCGGGAGCTGCACGCCCGGATCGGGATCATGGGCGGCCACCTCGACCGGGTCGGCCGCTCGCTCACCGCCGCCGTCGAGGGCTACAACGCCGCCGTCGGGTCGCTGGAGAGCCGGGTGCTCGTCACCGCCCGCCAGTTCGAGGACATCGGCGTGGCCCGCGAGGAGCTGTCGCGCCCGCGGTCGGTCACCTCCACCTCGCGGCCGCTGACGGCCGCCGAGCTGCTCGACGAGGTCGCCCCCACCCGTCCCGAGCTGCCCCACGACGAGGCCCCGCCCGGCGAGTCGCGCCGCGACACGGCGTGA
- a CDS encoding DUF6542 domain-containing protein encodes MSAPTLWEEGQLSGSRVVRLAVLAGLLVLAVDLLLGPELSLLFDLGFVALSVAAALAVRPSDFFPVAVLPPLLLLGLVLLAALVEPGWVALPEDTVVQAVVSGLAHRAGGLAAAYALVLAVLVIRMRVQARHGERYAKRSGSPAPTRVTSG; translated from the coding sequence GTGAGCGCACCCACCCTGTGGGAAGAGGGACAGCTGAGCGGCAGCCGCGTCGTGCGGTTGGCGGTCCTGGCCGGCCTGCTCGTCCTCGCCGTCGACCTGCTCCTCGGACCCGAGCTGTCGCTGCTGTTCGACCTCGGCTTCGTGGCGCTCAGCGTCGCCGCCGCGCTGGCGGTGAGGCCGAGCGACTTCTTCCCGGTGGCCGTGCTGCCGCCCCTGCTGCTGCTCGGCCTGGTGCTGCTCGCCGCGCTGGTCGAGCCCGGCTGGGTCGCGCTGCCCGAGGACACCGTCGTCCAGGCGGTCGTCTCGGGCCTGGCCCACCGCGCCGGCGGCCTCGCCGCGGCGTACGCCCTGGTGCTGGCGGTGCTGGTGATCCGGATGCGCGTGCAGGCCCGCCACGGGGAGCGCTACGCGAAGCGCTCGGGGTCGCCGGCGCCCACCCGCGTCACCTCGGGGTAG
- a CDS encoding L-threonylcarbamoyladenylate synthase, protein MARFLDVHPVDPQPRTIAQAVALLREDGLLAYPTDSGYALGIQLGNRDGLARIKRLRDLDDRHHFTLVCRDFAQLGQLVKLDNAAFRAVKSATPGPYTFILPATSEVPKRLMHPKKRTVGVRIPEHPVVQALLEELGEPLLSSTLLLPGETEPMTDGWTVKEALDHQLDAVLDSGECGQEPTTVVDFSEGYPEVTRVGAGDPERFA, encoded by the coding sequence GTGGCCCGCTTCCTCGACGTCCACCCGGTCGACCCGCAGCCGCGCACGATCGCCCAGGCCGTCGCGCTGCTGCGCGAGGACGGCCTGCTGGCCTACCCGACCGACTCCGGCTACGCGCTGGGGATCCAGCTCGGCAACCGTGACGGGCTCGCCCGGATCAAGCGGCTGCGCGACCTCGACGACCGGCACCACTTCACGCTGGTCTGCCGCGACTTCGCCCAGCTCGGGCAGCTCGTCAAGCTCGACAACGCGGCCTTCCGGGCGGTGAAGTCGGCGACCCCGGGGCCCTACACCTTCATCCTGCCCGCCACCTCCGAGGTGCCGAAGCGGCTGATGCACCCCAAGAAGCGCACCGTCGGCGTCCGCATCCCCGAGCACCCCGTCGTGCAGGCGCTGCTCGAGGAGCTGGGGGAGCCGCTGCTCTCCAGCACGTTGCTGCTGCCGGGCGAGACCGAGCCGATGACCGACGGCTGGACCGTCAAGGAGGCGCTCGACCACCAGCTCGACGCGGTGCTCGACAGCGGTGAGTGCGGCCAGGAGCCGACGACCGTCGTGGACTTCTCCGAGGGCTACCCCGAGGTGACGCGGGTGGGCGCCGGCGACCCCGAGCGCTTCGCGTAG
- a CDS encoding 4-hydroxy-3-methylbut-2-enyl diphosphate reductase produces the protein MTDLGTPTFLPPDQADLAVRLAAPRGYCAGVDRAVITVEKALDLYGSPVYVRKQIVHNKHVVADLESRGAIFVEELDEVPSGETVVFSAHGVSPAVHTDAAERGLKTIDATCPLVTKVHHEARRFATDDYDILLIGHEGHEEVEGTAGEAPENIQLVQSPADVPNIVVRDPAKVAWLSQTTLSVDETMDTVDAIRERFPLLLDPPSDDICYATQNRQLAIKEIGKDADLVIVVGSANSSNSVRLAEVALEAGAKAAYRVDDAGEVDLAWLEGVRTVSVTSGASVPDSLVVGVLELLSEHGYPDAEAVHTAEESLIFALPPELRRDLRAAGKS, from the coding sequence ATGACCGACCTGGGTACGCCGACCTTCCTCCCGCCCGACCAGGCCGACCTCGCCGTCCGCCTGGCCGCGCCGCGCGGCTACTGCGCAGGCGTCGACCGCGCCGTGATCACCGTGGAGAAGGCGCTCGACCTCTACGGCTCGCCGGTCTACGTGCGCAAGCAGATCGTGCACAACAAGCACGTCGTGGCCGACCTGGAGTCGCGCGGGGCGATCTTCGTCGAGGAGCTCGACGAGGTGCCGTCCGGCGAGACCGTGGTGTTCTCCGCCCACGGCGTCTCCCCGGCGGTGCACACCGACGCCGCCGAGCGGGGGCTGAAGACCATCGACGCGACCTGCCCGCTGGTGACGAAGGTCCACCACGAGGCCCGCCGCTTCGCCACCGACGACTACGACATCCTGCTCATCGGCCACGAGGGCCACGAGGAGGTCGAGGGCACCGCCGGCGAGGCGCCCGAGAACATCCAGCTCGTGCAGAGCCCGGCCGACGTGCCGAACATCGTGGTCCGCGACCCCGCCAAGGTCGCCTGGCTCTCGCAGACCACCCTCTCGGTCGACGAGACGATGGACACCGTCGACGCCATCCGCGAGCGGTTCCCGCTGCTGCTGGACCCGCCGAGCGACGACATCTGCTACGCCACCCAGAACCGCCAGCTGGCGATCAAGGAGATCGGCAAGGACGCCGACCTCGTCATCGTCGTGGGCTCGGCCAACTCCTCGAACTCGGTGCGGCTGGCCGAGGTCGCCCTCGAGGCGGGCGCCAAGGCGGCCTACCGCGTGGACGACGCCGGGGAGGTCGACCTGGCCTGGCTCGAGGGCGTGCGCACGGTGAGCGTGACCTCCGGCGCCTCGGTGCCCGACTCGCTGGTGGTCGGCGTGCTGGAGCTGCTCTCCGAGCACGGCTACCCCGACGCCGAGGCGGTGCACACGGCCGAGGAGTCGCTGATCTTCGCCCTCCCGCCCGAGCTGCGCCGCGACCTGCGGGCCGCCGGCAAGTCCTGA